One window from the genome of Desulforamulus ruminis DSM 2154 encodes:
- a CDS encoding terminase large subunit: protein MRKLKKYKPTQFMAPDSKYSKDAADYAVAFIQALCHTKGSWAGKPFELIDWQEQIIRDIFGILKPNGYRQFNTAYVEIPKKMGKSELAAAIALLLTCGDNEERAEVYGCAADRQQASIVFEVAADMVRMCPALNKRVKILASTKRLIYLPTNSFYQVLSAEAYSKHGFNIHGVVFDELHTQPNRKLFDVMTKGSGDARMQPLYFLITTAGDNVNSICYEVHQKAKDLLAGRKHDATFYPVIYGAEEDDDWTDPKVWKKVNPSLGITVSIDKIKAACESAKQNPAEENSFRQLRLNQWVKQSVRWMPMEKWDKCAFKVNPEKLKGRVCYGGLDLSSTTDITAFVLVFPPVDEDDKFHILPYFWIPEENLDLRVRRDHVNYDLWQKQGFLLTTEGNVVHYGFIEAFIEELGTQYNIKEIAFDRWGAVQMTQNLEGLGFTVVPFGQGFKDMSPPTKELMKLTLEEKIAHGGHPVLRWMMDNIFIRTDPAGNIKPDKEKSTERIDGAIALIMALDRAIRCGGNAGSSVYDVRGLLFL, encoded by the coding sequence ATACGCAAACTCAAGAAATATAAACCGACACAGTTTATGGCACCAGATTCAAAATACAGCAAAGATGCCGCCGACTATGCTGTGGCGTTTATCCAAGCCCTGTGCCACACCAAAGGCTCTTGGGCTGGCAAGCCCTTTGAACTTATCGACTGGCAGGAACAGATTATACGCGATATTTTTGGGATACTGAAACCCAATGGCTACAGGCAATTCAATACGGCTTATGTGGAGATTCCAAAGAAAATGGGTAAGTCTGAACTGGCGGCCGCCATTGCCTTGCTTCTCACCTGCGGGGACAACGAGGAGCGTGCCGAGGTTTACGGCTGTGCCGCCGACCGCCAGCAGGCATCCATCGTGTTTGAGGTTGCCGCCGATATGGTGCGGATGTGTCCCGCACTGAACAAACGTGTTAAGATCCTGGCCTCCACCAAGCGGCTTATTTACCTGCCGACCAATAGCTTTTATCAAGTGCTGTCGGCTGAAGCCTATTCGAAGCATGGTTTCAACATCCACGGCGTGGTATTTGACGAGCTGCATACCCAGCCTAATCGGAAATTGTTTGACGTCATGACCAAAGGCTCCGGGGATGCCAGGATGCAGCCGCTCTACTTCCTTATCACGACAGCGGGCGATAACGTCAACAGTATTTGCTATGAGGTGCATCAGAAAGCCAAAGACCTGCTGGCTGGTCGTAAGCATGATGCGACGTTTTATCCTGTAATCTATGGAGCAGAGGAAGATGACGACTGGACTGACCCTAAAGTGTGGAAAAAAGTTAATCCGTCGCTGGGTATAACCGTAAGTATCGACAAGATTAAAGCTGCCTGTGAAAGTGCGAAACAAAACCCTGCTGAGGAAAACAGCTTCCGGCAGCTTAGGCTTAACCAATGGGTCAAACAGTCAGTGCGCTGGATGCCCATGGAGAAATGGGATAAGTGTGCTTTCAAGGTAAACCCGGAAAAATTAAAAGGCCGGGTTTGCTATGGTGGGTTAGACTTGTCCAGCACTACCGATATAACAGCTTTTGTGCTGGTTTTCCCCCCGGTTGATGAGGACGATAAATTTCATATTCTCCCCTACTTCTGGATACCGGAAGAAAACCTCGACCTCAGGGTTAGGCGTGATCACGTAAACTACGACCTGTGGCAAAAGCAAGGTTTTCTGTTAACCACCGAGGGCAACGTGGTCCACTACGGATTTATCGAAGCCTTTATTGAGGAGTTGGGTACCCAATACAACATCAAAGAAATCGCCTTTGACCGCTGGGGCGCGGTCCAGATGACACAGAACCTGGAAGGGCTTGGTTTTACGGTGGTGCCGTTTGGCCAGGGTTTTAAGGATATGTCCCCTCCTACCAAGGAACTAATGAAACTGACCCTGGAAGAAAAGATCGCCCATGGCGGCCATCCGGTTCTGCGCTGGATGATGGATAATATCTTTATCCGTACTGACCCGGCTGGCAATATCAAACCCGACAAGGAGAAAAGCACCGAGCGGATTGACGGCGCGATAGCGCTGATTATGGCACTGGATAGAGCAATACGATGCGGAGGAAATGCCGGTTCTTCGGTTTATGATGTCAGAGGACTTTTATTCTTATAG
- a CDS encoding amidoligase family protein: protein MFNAKFGIEIEFTGITRSQAAEVAAQFLNGRIENCRDSYDTKKVHTPDGRAWKFMSDGSIHREVKVNGRRISAEHEYSVELVSPVLTYREDITTLQELVRKLRKAGALTNPSCGIHIHLDGSNHTPRSIKNFINIIASKNDLFYKALQIEPERMRFCKKMDNALVEKINARKPKTMRELEELWYEGYLESRSRHYHESRYHFLNLHSFFNGNHTVELRGFNSELHAGKIRSYIVLALAINHQALTQKSASARKPQVENEKFAMRTYLNRIGFIGDEFKNCREHLCKHLEGSAAWRFRAA from the coding sequence ATGTTTAACGCCAAATTTGGGATCGAGATTGAATTCACCGGGATTACCAGAAGCCAAGCCGCTGAGGTTGCGGCGCAGTTTTTAAACGGAAGGATTGAAAACTGCCGGGACAGCTACGACACCAAAAAGGTACACACACCGGACGGGCGAGCCTGGAAGTTTATGAGCGACGGGAGCATTCACCGGGAAGTAAAGGTGAACGGCAGAAGGATCAGCGCCGAGCACGAATACAGCGTTGAACTGGTAAGCCCAGTGCTTACCTACCGTGAAGACATTACTACCCTGCAGGAACTGGTCAGGAAACTGCGCAAAGCGGGCGCCTTAACCAACCCCTCCTGCGGGATACATATCCACTTGGATGGCTCAAACCATACACCAAGAAGCATTAAAAACTTCATCAACATCATCGCCAGCAAGAACGACCTTTTTTACAAGGCCCTGCAGATAGAGCCGGAACGGATGAGATTTTGCAAGAAGATGGATAATGCTTTGGTGGAAAAGATAAACGCCAGAAAGCCGAAAACCATGCGGGAACTTGAGGAGCTCTGGTACGAAGGCTACTTGGAAAGCCGCAGCCGTCACTACCATGAGAGCCGCTACCACTTTTTGAACCTGCACAGCTTTTTTAACGGCAACCATACGGTCGAGCTAAGGGGCTTTAACAGCGAACTGCACGCGGGCAAAATCAGGAGCTACATAGTTTTAGCCCTGGCCATAAACCACCAGGCATTGACCCAAAAAAGCGCCAGCGCCAGGAAGCCCCAGGTTGAAAACGAAAAGTTCGCCATGCGGACTTACTTGAACCGCATCGGCTTCATTGGCGACGAGTTCAAAAACTGCCGCGAGCACCTTTGCAAACACCTGGAAGGCTCAGCGGCATGGAGGTTTCGGGCGGCTTAA
- a CDS encoding DUF4314 domain-containing protein → MKQIHPEMLKALRSYYPPGTRVELVRMDDPYTRLKPGDRGSVSFIDDTGTVFVDWDSGSRLGAVFGEDEIRKLEE, encoded by the coding sequence ATGAAGCAGATTCATCCTGAAATGTTAAAGGCGCTCAGGTCATATTATCCCCCGGGTACGCGAGTCGAACTGGTCCGCATGGACGACCCGTACACCAGGTTAAAGCCCGGCGACCGGGGCAGCGTATCCTTTATCGACGATACCGGCACGGTGTTTGTTGACTGGGACTCGGGCAGCAGGCTGGGGGCAGTTTTCGGTGAAGATGAAATCAGAAAACTCGAAGAATAA
- a CDS encoding gamma-glutamylcyclotransferase family protein, whose amino-acid sequence MDKNNKLYIAYGSNLNLAQMAGRCPTARVIGKSKMKDWRLLFRGSRTGAVATVEPKKGSSVPVLVWEITPADEAALDRYEGWPFLYCKETVKVKINGKTVKAMVYIMNEGRPPGQPSCYYYSTILEGYQDAGFNMDILRRAAAESVEME is encoded by the coding sequence ATGGATAAGAATAACAAACTGTACATTGCCTACGGCTCCAACCTGAATCTTGCGCAGATGGCTGGCCGATGCCCAACCGCCAGGGTAATCGGCAAAAGTAAGATGAAAGACTGGCGGCTCCTGTTTAGGGGTTCGCGTACGGGCGCGGTAGCAACGGTGGAGCCTAAAAAAGGAAGCAGCGTCCCGGTTCTGGTTTGGGAGATAACACCCGCCGACGAGGCGGCGCTCGACCGCTATGAAGGCTGGCCGTTCCTCTACTGTAAGGAAACGGTCAAGGTGAAGATAAACGGCAAGACCGTCAAGGCCATGGTGTACATCATGAACGAAGGCAGGCCGCCGGGCCAGCCCAGCTGCTACTACTATTCAACAATACTGGAGGGTTACCAGGACGCGGGCTTTAATATGGATATCCTGCGCCGGGCAGCCGCCGAATCTGTAGAAATGGAGTAA
- a CDS encoding DUF5049 domain-containing protein, with amino-acid sequence MNENIRMQILAIRESGVTNMFDIPRVTQEAYSRDFHELVNYLNDHKTEYARFILTGEEDESK; translated from the coding sequence ATGAACGAGAACATACGGATGCAGATTTTAGCCATCAGGGAAAGCGGCGTCACGAATATGTTTGACATTCCCCGTGTTACTCAGGAAGCATACTCCCGAGATTTTCACGAACTGGTTAATTACCTTAATGACCACAAGACCGAGTACGCGCGCTTTATCCTGACGGGCGAGGAAGATGAGAGCAAATAA
- a CDS encoding site-specific DNA-methyltransferase produces the protein MNTTERFKKVNIDRLVPYARNARTHSKEQILQLRASLREFGFVNPVIVDKDLNVIAGHGRILAAKEEGITEVPCVFAEHLTEAQKRAYIIADNRLALNAGWDAEMLSVELADLQAADFDVSLLGFNDAELNKLLSVAEDVKEDDFDVEGELAKPAISKAGDLWLLGSHRLACGDSTKAETFSLLMDGKLANLVVTDPPYNVNYEGTAGKIKNDNMADQKFYQFLLEAFTLTEKAMAQDASIYVFHADTEGLNFRKAFLEAGFYLSGTCIWKKQSLVLGRSPYQWQHEPILFGWKKTGKHAWYSDRKQSTIWEFDKPRKNADHPTMKPVPLVAHPILNSSMTGCIVLDPFGGSGSTLIACEQTGRICYTVELDEKFCDVIVNRYIEFKGSDIDVFLMRDGQKIPFNSVPKLV, from the coding sequence ATGAACACAACCGAGCGTTTTAAAAAAGTTAATATTGACCGGTTAGTACCTTATGCTCGTAATGCCCGCACCCATAGCAAGGAACAAATACTTCAGCTTCGAGCATCACTAAGGGAGTTCGGTTTCGTCAACCCGGTCATCGTAGACAAAGACCTCAATGTCATCGCGGGACACGGGCGTATCCTCGCTGCCAAGGAGGAAGGTATTACTGAAGTACCTTGCGTGTTTGCGGAACACCTGACCGAAGCCCAGAAGCGGGCCTACATTATAGCTGACAACCGTCTCGCCCTGAACGCTGGCTGGGACGCGGAGATGCTCTCGGTAGAGCTTGCTGATTTGCAGGCGGCCGATTTTGACGTATCTCTTCTCGGCTTTAACGATGCGGAACTGAACAAACTACTGAGCGTTGCCGAGGACGTTAAAGAAGACGACTTTGATGTAGAAGGCGAACTGGCCAAGCCCGCTATATCTAAGGCGGGTGACCTCTGGTTGCTGGGATCGCACCGCTTGGCCTGCGGTGACAGTACCAAAGCGGAGACCTTTTCCTTGCTTATGGACGGTAAACTTGCCAACCTGGTGGTGACAGACCCTCCCTATAACGTCAACTATGAGGGTACAGCAGGCAAAATAAAAAACGACAACATGGCTGACCAAAAGTTCTATCAGTTCCTGCTGGAAGCTTTCACCCTGACCGAAAAAGCGATGGCCCAGGACGCAAGTATCTATGTGTTCCACGCCGATACCGAGGGACTAAATTTCCGCAAAGCCTTTTTGGAAGCGGGATTCTATCTCTCGGGGACCTGCATCTGGAAAAAGCAGTCGCTGGTACTGGGGCGCTCGCCTTACCAGTGGCAGCACGAGCCGATCCTGTTTGGCTGGAAGAAAACGGGCAAACACGCCTGGTACTCCGACCGTAAGCAATCTACCATCTGGGAGTTTGACAAGCCCAGGAAGAACGCTGACCACCCGACCATGAAGCCTGTGCCGCTGGTAGCTCACCCGATACTCAACTCCAGCATGACGGGCTGTATTGTTCTTGATCCGTTCGGTGGTTCGGGCAGTACCCTGATCGCCTGTGAGCAGACCGGCCGGATTTGCTACACCGTGGAGCTGGACGAGAAGTTTTGCGATGTTATTGTGAATAGGTACATTGAGTTTAAGGGTTCCGACATTGATGTTTTTCTTATGCGCGATGGTCAGAAAATACCCTTTAACAGTGTGCCAAAACTGGTATAA
- a CDS encoding copper amine oxidase N-terminal domain-containing protein produces MRKNLLITTLVFIGCCFFIFTVPASAASHSGINILLNGKAVEFTNDSGYPFVDENNRTMVPLRVTMESAGFVVGYDTNARTAIVITEHNRIEVPIGTNKIYTNNQLTENDTVAVVKNGRTYLPIRAVLENAGYTVEWAGDTNTVNAYTFNYDAKEFVPYSTSSLSTLLENILKGNVIYYQGQYYATPEYVKMMTNVQVHYYGNDLNTAIYPQASRYDLAEFDESQIEWVSGITFDYILVQDSQLAEFGIAGKRSDIPGYSYVYAFYEQGISGDKIIYCVDEMTDKFINATDATGTFNGIRMKKESGTLFFNYADLKAKGIYSR; encoded by the coding sequence ATGAGAAAAAACTTATTAATAACTACGTTGGTATTCATTGGATGTTGCTTCTTTATATTTACTGTCCCGGCTAGCGCAGCAAGTCATAGCGGCATTAATATTTTACTTAATGGTAAAGCAGTTGAATTTACAAATGATTCCGGTTACCCGTTTGTGGATGAGAATAACAGAACGATGGTTCCGCTTCGTGTAACAATGGAGTCTGCTGGATTTGTTGTCGGTTATGATACGAATGCACGTACTGCTATTGTGATAACCGAGCATAACCGAATAGAAGTGCCGATTGGAACAAATAAAATTTATACAAACAATCAACTTACAGAAAACGATACAGTAGCTGTTGTTAAAAATGGCCGAACTTACCTTCCTATCCGGGCTGTTTTGGAAAATGCAGGTTATACGGTTGAATGGGCAGGCGACACCAATACGGTTAACGCATATACCTTTAACTACGACGCAAAGGAATTTGTACCATATAGCACATCCAGCCTTTCAACGCTTCTTGAAAATATATTGAAAGGTAATGTTATCTATTATCAAGGTCAGTATTATGCTACCCCAGAATATGTGAAAATGATGACAAATGTACAGGTTCACTATTACGGTAACGATCTCAACACGGCAATATATCCTCAAGCAAGCCGATATGACTTAGCTGAATTTGATGAGAGTCAGATCGAATGGGTTTCAGGAATTACTTTTGACTATATTTTAGTTCAAGATAGCCAGTTAGCGGAGTTTGGCATTGCAGGAAAGCGGAGTGATATTCCAGGATATTCATATGTTTATGCTTTTTATGAGCAAGGAATATCTGGAGATAAAATCATATACTGTGTTGATGAAATGACTGACAAATTTATTAATGCAACTGATGCAACAGGTACTTTCAATGGTATTCGTATGAAAAAAGAAAGCGGGACTTTGTTTTTTAATTATGCTGATTTGAAAGCTAAGGGAATCTATTCCCGGTAA
- a CDS encoding HNH endonuclease codes for MPFKPKRPCSYPGCPKLTRGRFCEEHQKLTDKQYEKYQRDPIVKKRYNRTWKRIRDRYINEHPLCERCQKEGKLTPAEEVHHVVPLSRGGTHAADNLMALCTSCHSTITAKEGGRWG; via the coding sequence ATGCCATTTAAACCCAAACGGCCGTGTTCTTACCCGGGCTGTCCAAAGCTGACACGCGGCAGGTTTTGCGAAGAACATCAAAAGCTGACCGACAAACAATATGAAAAGTACCAGCGTGACCCGATCGTGAAAAAACGCTACAACAGGACTTGGAAGCGCATTCGCGACCGGTATATAAATGAGCATCCCCTTTGCGAAAGGTGTCAGAAGGAAGGTAAATTGACACCAGCTGAGGAGGTGCACCATGTTGTACCGCTTTCAAGGGGTGGAACCCATGCAGCGGATAATCTCATGGCGTTATGCACTAGCTGCCACTCAACCATAACAGCTAAGGAAGGCGGCCGCTGGGGGTAA
- a CDS encoding type II toxin-antitoxin system RelE/ParE family toxin, whose amino-acid sequence MTKLVILPPAARYFKKLKEKPLKDKFQAVIDQLLLDPYFGEPKTGDLSGVYCCDVFHNKTNYELAYTIVEEDDETVVVILAGTRENFYEELKRYMK is encoded by the coding sequence ATGACCAAATTAGTCATTCTGCCTCCCGCAGCACGCTATTTCAAAAAGCTAAAAGAGAAACCGCTGAAAGACAAATTTCAAGCCGTCATTGACCAGCTTCTGCTAGATCCCTATTTTGGTGAACCTAAAACCGGTGATCTTAGCGGCGTATATTGCTGTGATGTCTTCCACAATAAAACCAACTACGAGTTGGCCTATACCATTGTTGAAGAAGATGACGAAACCGTAGTCGTGATACTTGCGGGTACCCGCGAAAACTTCTATGAAGAACTGAAGCGGTACATGAAGTAA
- a CDS encoding AbrB/MazE/SpoVT family DNA-binding domain-containing protein, with amino-acid sequence MIKKRISVSQKRQITIPIEFYNSLGIDKEVECYVQNNAIVIRPVRESSGEFDEQILADLIAQGLSGQELLDKFRETRRQIRPAVERLLDEARLAAQGQASSKTYEDVFGPEAD; translated from the coding sequence ATGATAAAAAAACGTATCTCGGTATCTCAGAAACGCCAGATAACCATACCGATTGAGTTCTATAACAGCCTCGGCATTGACAAGGAAGTAGAATGCTATGTCCAAAACAATGCCATCGTCATCCGTCCCGTTCGGGAAAGCAGCGGCGAATTTGACGAACAGATCCTGGCCGATTTAATAGCTCAAGGGCTGTCAGGACAAGAACTGCTTGATAAGTTTAGGGAAACCCGCCGCCAAATCCGTCCCGCTGTGGAACGCTTGCTTGATGAAGCCCGTCTTGCTGCTCAGGGCCAAGCATCGAGCAAAACTTATGAAGATGTTTTTGGCCCGGAGGCAGACTGA
- a CDS encoding P27 family phage terminase small subunit has translation MAKDGTNRGGRRVRAGDKPLPLADKISAGKAAKVLTAPELHPESMLEADDLDDAADLYGEDMPTPSDYLSARQRDGKPLGADDLFKETWKWLKERGCEKFVNPRLIEAYAQAFTRYIQCEEAISTYGLLGKHPTTGGAIASPFVQMSQSFQKQANLIWYEIFDIVKQNCTTAFVGNPQDDIMEALLSGRKGR, from the coding sequence GTGGCAAAAGACGGAACCAATAGGGGCGGCCGCAGGGTCCGCGCCGGTGACAAGCCGCTGCCCCTGGCTGACAAAATCTCGGCCGGAAAGGCCGCAAAAGTCTTAACAGCCCCGGAACTGCATCCCGAGTCGATGCTTGAAGCGGACGACCTTGATGATGCAGCCGATTTATACGGAGAAGATATGCCAACGCCCAGCGATTACCTCAGCGCGAGACAGAGAGATGGTAAGCCGCTGGGCGCTGACGATCTGTTCAAAGAAACCTGGAAATGGCTTAAAGAGCGCGGGTGCGAAAAATTCGTTAACCCAAGATTGATTGAAGCCTATGCCCAGGCTTTCACTCGTTACATCCAGTGTGAGGAAGCTATCAGCACCTACGGGCTTTTGGGCAAACATCCGACCACGGGTGGCGCTATAGCCAGCCCCTTCGTACAGATGAGCCAATCTTTTCAGAAGCAGGCCAACCTCATCTGGTACGAGATTTTTGACATCGTAAAACAGAATTGCACTACAGCCTTCGTCGGCAACCCGCAGGATGATATTATGGAAGCCCTGCTGTCAGGCAGGAAAGGACGGTAG